In Pseudobdellovibrio exovorus JSS, the genomic stretch ACTAAATGTTACATGCCACTCTTTATCTGCTCTAGAGGCGAAGAGCTTTCCTAACTCATACCACCATTCAGGTTTACGTGCCCCGCCATTCGTGTTCATTCGTACAATAATATTTTCAGACGAATTTGCTATGTATTGAAATATCTCTAATGTGTCTCGGGCTACAGAAGGATCACCATGAACACCGCAGAATAAAGCCAACCTACATTGCTTTAGAATTTCAGATGGAAAATATTGCTGGAATTTTTCCAATGTAATTTGTCCAAGAGTTAAATCTGGTCGCAGTAACGGACTATTACGATAAAATCTTAAGCATACGGGGCAAGCGGCATTGCAAACATTAGTCAGTTCAATATGTATTTGATTTATCTGTTCAGAACTCCAAAACATACTTTTATAACTTCTCTTCACTTAAAATAGTTTCTAATAACTGTTGGCCTAATACATACAACATTTTATCAAATGGGTTCTTATGCAATGCCGACATGTTGATATAAATTAAAGCAGCTAGCAGACGAACTCTCGCCACAGAAAACCCACGATCTGCGATAAAGTTTTCAAGGTAATGCATGACTTCTTCTTTATGTTCATGTCCCTCATAAAAAATCTCACAAGAATTTTCTGATTCAAGATAAGAGAATTTACTCTGTTTAATTGAGTCATAATTGACATTTATGCCAGCCCAGAGTTTGGCAAAGTCATAATAAATATCCCCATAACTTATTTCTCCACCAAAATCCTGTCGCCAATCGATCAGACAAAATTTATTTTTTTCTTTATCAAAAATTATATTATCCGGCTGCAGGTCCCCATGTATAAATGAAGGATGCCCCGCGAACACATCCTTCCAAGGAAAAATTTTGAATAGCTCGGGCAAAGGCCTGATACGTTTCGAATTGACGATCTGTATATTAAAATTGGAATACTTTTTATTAAATTGCTGAACTCTATGTAGAGTCTTATCATAATAAAATTTTTTGCATATATCTTGTATATTAACGTGGCCATTGCTGATATCACGCCACAAATTATTTTCAAGCCAATGAATAAGCTGTTTAAATCTTTCCAAACTTGAATCGCGATACAGTGTCAATCCCGGTTGGTATTTATATGAAAAAAATGAGTTTTGATGCCTTTCTATTTCTGGAAAGATATTCGAAACAAGGCGCGATTTTTCGACTCGGCATTGTGCCACACGGCTATCCTCAAAAAATTTAACTACCCTATTGTTGAATATGTAGAGTTGCTCATCTGGCTTACCGAAATCATACGCAGCCTCCAATGAGTTCATATTATGAAGGCTTTCCTCTGATGAAACATTCGTTGCTGCCATCAATATTTGTTCTGTTTTAAACTGATCTTTTATTGCTTGTGCAGTTTCTTCTAAAGAAATATCTAAAGTTATATTTGGTCTATTATCTAAAACCCACAATAGCTGCAAGACATCCAGTTGAAGAGCACACGCTAACGAATTCCCACATACACCAATCCAATTTGACGGCGACGATGCCACATCAGAATGGATGATAAAATCTGCAGAAACCAGCAGAATCTTTTCTTCTTTTGGCAATCTAGTTAACCAGTCCTTTATCTCTTTTGTAGAGCTATTTAGGTAGCTGAACTGACAATCTGGATGAGCGACACTAAGATAATCTTGTATTTGTGAAGACATGTTGTCCGTGACAACAAAAAAGGTGTCCTTATCTGAACATTTCTCCAGAACGTGACTGATCAATGCTTTTTGCTGATATGGTCGTAGGACTTTCGCGAAAGATTCCTGCGAGGCTCGCTCTTGCTCGGATATCTTTTCTATAGCAAAAATCAACACTTTCATACGAAACCTTTCGACCACGTTTCAATGTACTAAAGTTAAAGCTCTCGAACAAGCGTAAACATTTTCTTGATTGCACATTGTGCTCACTTTCTTCATACTCTAGCATAACGACTTAAAAGACATTATTTTGTTACACGATAGATGCCTCGTTATCGCTCTTTCTGAACCATAACGACCTCCTATACAAACAAGGATTATTGTGGCTGCATTTAGAAAAATTCTTATAATTAATACTCTTGGGATTCTTAGCATTTTAATCGCAGGGGAGATCTTTTTACGCCACAACCCTAAGGAGCCCGTTACGCTGAATGTGGATAATCCAGCAACATTTCAGCCTATCCTTACACCATCCGAACTTTTAGAAAAGTATGGCATTGATGTTAATTTTCAAATTGATCCAGAAAGGAAGGCAATTGACGAAAAAATTTTAAGTCTAACTCATCCTACAATTGATCTTTCTTACTCACCAGATATTGGGAAACTTTTTACGTCTTCAACTCTTCCAGCATCTGCCAAGATAACAAAAAAATTTATGCCGCCAAATGAAAATTATTTTGTTTACGATGTCGAATATAAACTAGACACATATAAACGCCGTGTGACCGAGCATCAAGACAAGAAGACTACCACAACGAAATTCTTTTTAGCTCTTGGAGATTCGTATACCTTTGGTGAAGGCGTTACGACTGGGTTCGACTATCCATCACAGCTAGCAAAAATTTTACCAAATAACTGGATGGTCTACAATTTTGGTCACCCTGGATACGGAATCAATGATCTGCTCTATAAAATTGAAACAGAACCCCATGCACTTGCAGGAGTGAAAGAAGCCTCTGGAATTGTCGTTTGGTACTTTATACCTGCACATCTAGAAAGGTTTTTCTGTCCGCTTTCCTGCTACAATGAAGACTTTGGACGCTACATCCTACATAAACCCTATTACACAAGTGAACAGGGTAAACTTATATACCATGGACGCTTTACGGATCGCCTTACCCTCTGGCACAAACTCTTAAGTTATCTTAATCGATCGCATCTATTCCAATACTTATATAAGATGTTTCCTGTCGACTACTCAGAGGAAGAGTTAGACACCTTTGCCGATGCTTTTGTCCAATTAAAAGAAAACCTCTCTGAACAAAAACAGATAGAGAAATTTTATTTTATTTCTACTTTTAATTTCAAAAATAAAGACGAATTGTTTCAACGTCTGCGCAACAAAGAAATTGATGTCGTCGATTTAACTAACATACCCTTCTATGCAATTCCACATAACACCCTTCCTTTTGACAATCACCCTACAGCGAATTTTTATCATGCCTTAAGCAAAGTGATTAAAGTGGACCTTATTGACACATTAAAACCCAAGTGAAGTGAATTACTTCACAGGCAGAATGTTTTGTCGTTGCAAATCGGTGATTAATTTCTCAACTAGAATTTGACTGCCTAGAGGCGTCATATGTCCAAAATCTTCAGCAAAGTTATCATTAAAAATGGCATCAAATCCTTTTTGTTCAACTGCTGTTTGGAAATTGTTCTGATTATCAACAAAAGCTATGCTTTTAAAGTCTACCAATAGAGTTTTTAATTCCTCGATACTCCTCATAGGATACTGCATGGCTACATGTTGGATCTTTTTCCCCTCGATGATCTTCGCAATTTGGACATAGTTTTCACGCGTTGGCGGAAATAATAAGAAGTTTTTCTTCCAATAACGAATATCTTTACCCTCAGATTCGTATTTTTTCCCCTGAGCTTTATATATCTCGGACTTAACATCTATTAGGTTCTGATTATTGGGATACTTCCGCAAAGCCTCATCTACAAATTTTTCCGCATTAACCCAGTCTTTCTGTGTTTGATAGAAAGCGATCAAATCTTTCCAAATAAAAAAGCCCATATCAGTTGGGTCATTCAATCCTATTTTTAAAATTTTTTCAGAATCTTTAAATCTTCCTTCGTTTCTATAGATACGAGCTAATGATACGATGACATTTCCATCAACGCTTCCGAGGCGAATCGCCTTTTCAAGATAACCTTTAGCTTCGACTTGAGTATCTTTCTGACTTTCCAGACTACAACCCAGTATCTTTAATGCCTCAATATTTTCAGGGTTGCTCTGCAAAGCCATTCTAGAATATTTCTGAGCTAGGCTTTGTCCATAACGATCTGATATACCAAAAGCAAAATGATATAAACTTGCAACTCTTACTTGAGCCAAATCACTCGGATTACCTTTGACATAATCCTCAAAAAATTTTTCAGCCTCGTTTTTATTACCTATTTCTAGCAAAGCTTGCCCCAAGTTGAACCTTATATAATTAGGAAGCTCTTCAAAGTTGAGCGCGCTTTTATATGCTTGAACAGCTTCCAGAAATCTCTTCGAACGAAACTCCCGTTCTGCCTGTTCCAGTAGCTCACGTTCGCTATCGCTTAAAAGCCTGATAGCTTCATAGTCCGTTTTCAGAAAGTTACGTTTTTCTACAGAGAGAGCTTGTTCTTCCTCTGGTTTTTGCGTTTGATTGTTTTTAAGCAAATCAAGATTGTGTCGTATCAACGTATAAAGTTTGTACAATTTAGAATACTTTAGAAGACCTGTTTCTCCACGAATCTGCCAACTGTCATTAATCCCTACCATAGTGATAACTATGTCTGGTTTATATAAGATCAAAAGACTTTCTAATGAAAGTGCAATCTTCTGGGTATCACTGCCAGCAACACCTTCATTTATGACATAATAGGTATTCGATCCATAAAGAGCATCTAGCTTTCTTTGCAAAACTGCGGGATACGAGTCCCCTAACCCCCAAGCAGTCGTGGATTCTCCGATACAAAGTATTACTTTACTTTCATTGCTTTTTTCTGAGGTGGAAGAAGCTATGGTCTTTGGATTATATGTCCGCTGTACATAATTGTAACCCCAACCTACCATGTATAATAAGGCTTCTGTTAACAACAGACCTAAAACCACCAAAAATATTTTTTGTAGCCAGCTTGTATGAACTTTAAGATCACGCCTCATGATCAATTCCATTTTTTTCAAAGCGCTGAACTAGGTAGATTAACAGGCCAAAAGTAAAAAATAGGAAAATTGAGTATATATATTTTAAATATCCAGCCGGGGCCAATATAAATAATATCGGCAATCGTATAGCTACTAGAACGGCCATGCTAGCTAATACAGAGTAACTTTTAAAAAGTAAAAGCATCATAATAGTAAAACAAAGAGGTAAAAGATAAGAGCCGAAAACTTTTACAAAAAGAATCTCGTTGTTAATACTAGCACTTAGAAGATTTTTATACCTTACAGCAAAGTTAGAAATCGGATAATCCTCACTTTTCAAAGACAATCGAGTCATAAATTCAGAAAAATCTTCGGGACTTTCTCGTAATGTATCTTGGAAGAAAAGAGGCCATGGCTCACCCAAATTCAACATACTTCTTGTTAGATATATCCTATTATCTAAGACAATCCTCCAGTTTTCTAGCAAAAGTACATGCGCACTTTTTTTGAATTTTTCCATTTGCTCAGAACTAATGTCCCAGTTTACTTTTCCGTGGTGAAACGGATCGATATCCACAGGATTAAATTTTGACTTTAAAGATTCTGTACTAATAACAGCATCTATGTTCGAAATATGCTCTTCTGATATTTCAGAAATTGGCTTTTCATAAAAAATTTGGCTTAGTGGCAAAACGTATGTTGTCAGTTGATAGTGATACGAGTAAGGGTTCGTATTTAGGTACTGTGGCAGTAATTTATAATACCCAAAGCCTAGCAACAATACGGATACAATATAAACTCTTAATTGGCTCCAATTCCACTGTTTTAGCCAATAGAATAAAATTGGCACGACTACTAAATAAACTTTAGCTTCTTGGCGAAGATCTCCCAAGACAACAACCAGAGCGGAAAAAAGTATGACATCAATGATACCTGTTATTTTTGAGATAAAGCACATTCCTAATAGCATCAATAGTAAAGAGAACAAAGTGTCCCTATTTTGAAACAACAATAATCCTTGATTGAAGGGATGAAGAGCCAAAAGAAAAAAACCAGCACATAAGAGCAACTTCTTTTTTTCTGATAAATTTGCCTTATCTAAAAAGCTCAATGCCTTGAACGACAAATACAAAAATAATAGAATGTTCATGATCGTTGGAAAACTTAAGCCACCTGTAATCATCATTCCTACAGATAAGAAAAAGGAGTAGGTCAAAGATTGCCATCCCCATGCATTTCCTTTGGTTAGCTCTGTTAAGGCAAACCCATCATCCACACTTGTAAAACCCGGTATGAACATATAGAAAAGCAATCCATACGAACAGCACAAAGCTAGAGCAAAAAATTTAATCTTTGTGTTCTTAATTTTTAAAAACTGCTTATAAAGACAGTATACACCCAGAGGAATTAAAAAGATTATTGTTATGTACGCAAGTATTTCACATATCTTAACAAATGGTGACGCTGAAAAGTAATGTAATCCACTTAACATTCTAATAATCCTATTTTTCGATTTTTTCTAATGGAAATTTAAGATTACGATTTTCAACAAAGTAGCAGATTTCATTTTCGCTATTAAGAGCTCGCTTTAAATCATTCGGTGCAACAGCAAGATACTTTTCCTCAGTACCAACATCTGTCCAGTTGATATCAATCGTATTTAAAACATCTGATTTCACTATTTCATTAAATCCTGCGGCTAATTGCTTTTCTTTAGAGTCTTCAGTTTTTTCTGCGACAAGACCTTTCCAAAATAAATCTTTGGACTTTATAAAGGCTAGACCTGTAAAAGCTTTTGATTGTACATCTGTTACCAAGACCTTATCTCGTATCTCGGTTACGCGGTCAGATTGTAAAATGACATTACAGTAATTTTTCGTCTCATCCGTATCAATGGATGACACAGCCAACCAGTTTTTATCAATTGGAAAGCTCTGAGTATCATCAGTCCATAGTGTATCCGCTGTAACAAGGTAAAATGCTCTGGTTAAAGCTTCCTTGCAACACAAAACGGAATGTCCGGGGCCACTACCTATTCCATTATAATTTTCGACTGTGACATAGGTCACTAGTAACGCAGGATGAGCCAATGACAGATATTGTTTTACTTGCTCTGCCTTGTTCCCTACGGCGATCACAAATTCTGTACCTTGTGGGAACTTCGCGATTATATGGCTTAATACTGCTTTTCTATCTAACGGAAAAAGTGACTTATTTAGCGTTTTTGCCAAACTTCCCATTCTTTTCCCCTGTCCTGCGGCTAGGATACAAACCTGTGGTAATTGTATTTTGTTACTCATTTAACTATTTTCGCCAATTCTCGAGCCAGCTCGCGTCCTAGAATTTCTGAAGCATGCTCATTAAAGTGAACTGGATCTTTATAGACTGGTCCTGCATCAGCTAATATTCCTCTGTAGTCAAGATAGTCCAATAACCCTTGTTTTTTAAATTCAATCAACCCTTTTAGAACCAAAGAATAGAAGTGTTCAAAGGCTTCTTCTCGACGACGTACATCTTCTATCCATCTGTGCAAGTCATCCATGTTTCCATACCATTCATTTTCTATAACTGTCAGCTCACCACCATAGTAATAGTTCGGCTGAAGCACCACCACATATTTAGAACCTTTTTTGTTAGCCAACAGCGCTGTCGCTAAAACATTATTTAGAAAGTTGTCAGCAACTTCTTGAATCAACTGTGATGACGGACCTTCTAAAGTCGTTTGAAAAGGGTCATGTATATCAGATGACAATTGAATAGGAGATGCTGGTTTCGTCTTAGACGTCATCACATGATAAAGTGTAAAAATATTACTTTTCCGAACAAAGTTTTTAACCTTTTCCGATGTCTTATCAGGATCTGGGTAACCTTTTTTAAAAACTAACTCAAAGGCATAGTTAAATTCATGATTTCCAATAGGAAGAGTTCTGAACAAATAAAAATAGGCATCATTAAAACCCGTTAATGAAATAATCACCTGAGGAATTATTTTTTTGTTAAAAATATAATTCTTATAAGACGCAGACTCTTGATTAGAAACATAGCCTGGCACACCCAGATTAATTAAATTTGTTTCGCTCCCCCATTTTGCCTTTAGGTCATCTTCTAAATAACGGAAAAATGCTCTTTCCCTGTCAACAACACCCACTCCATTCGCAGTCGAGCCCCCAAGAAGCACTATCGACTTCGGATTTAATCGATCCATTTGGCCATACATAGGATATGGATAAGCACGAAACCCCAAGTACGGATCGTAATCATACGAAGTCATGTAACTATAGTTATATATATGGTCTGGTTTTTTAATATAAAGGAAGCTCAATGACGCGAGCAATTCCATAAGGACCAAAATAGCTGTAAGAACCGCTACATTTATCAAAAGAACTTTAAATTTTGACATAGGTTTATCGTAGAACCTCTCTATCTGAAATTCGACCAATATCTCGTGACGCGCTGCTGTTATTGGGACAGTCTCAAATCACTACAATCTACATTGTATCTATACATTTTCCCTTCTTGAAAATAGAATTTGAATAGAATGTTCTTCAGAAAAAAAAGTCCTATTCCGAGTAAGTCCACTGCAGATTATCGTGCCACTCGATACACTCCCTCCAATAAAACTGTCACTTACTTTGATAATTCAAAACACTACGAAGTCTTGAAAAAAGTTACCTGCTCTACTCCATTCACAGCATTTCATATAAATCCAGATGGCAATATAGCTAACTGCTGTTTCTATTGGATGCCCACTTTTATCGGTAATATTACAGAAACAAGTCTACTGAAGATTATAGATGGCACTGTCTCGCGCGAGGCCAAGCAATCCGTGCAGGATGGTTCGTTTAAAATGTGCGACTCGAATATCTGTCCTGTTATGATTGACTATATCCATGCAGGAAAAGTGACCGAGCCATTAATGCCTCTAGAAAAACTTCCAGAAATTAATCAGAAAAAACTTCTTCTTTTTTTAGATTACGATCAATCTTGTAATTTATATTGTGGCTCTTGCCGGAATGAGCGGATATTACACTCTTTAAATAATGCTCCTGCGAAACTTTTGCAGATACACGAAGCTGTCACTCGACAAATTCAAGAGTTGTTAGAAGGTGGCTACCAACTAACTTTGCAAATTACCAGCTCTGGTGATGGATTTGCTTCACCTTTCTATTGGAGCTTTCTGCAAAATATCAAACAAGATGATAACTTTAAAATTCGTTTCGCTACCAATGGTACCCTGATGACACGTGAACGATTAATGCATCCGTATGCTCAGAAAATCGATCATATTGAAGTTTCTATTGATGCCGCCTGCGAATCGACTTATGAAAAAATTCGACGTGGCGGCAACTTCAAAGCACTTGTAAAAAATTTGAATAATTTAGATTCCATGATTTCAAATCGTGAATTAACCAACATCGGTAAGTGGAATATGAATTTTGTAGTTCAAAAAGATAACTATAAAGAAATGGCTGATTTTGCCCGCTGGGCTTTATCCTATAAAAACCTCAATCGTGTATGGTATCTACTTATCTATGATTGGGGACATTTATCACCTCAAGAATTTGCTTCTAAAGCCGTTTGGTATGAAGATCACCCAGAACATCAAGATTTCTTAACAGCGTTGAAGGACCCCGTATTTGATGATCCTCGTATATTTTTAGGGAATGTCGGCGCACATCGAAAGAAAGCTTTCGCTCAAATATAAATAACCACCCTAGGAGTTCCACCACTGGGACAAGGCTGGATTTCTTTCGTAAATCTGTTCTATAGTTAAACGGGATTCTTCCCCATCTTTTCTATAGCGAGCTAATCTACGTTGTTGATCACGTCCTCGTAAAAAGCCCTCTTGATAAGTGTCAGGATAAGCTTCTTCAAATGTAGGACGATTTTTCATTTCTTTTAGTGTTTCCACCAAGACCATTGTTTTTGAATTGGCCTTGGGTTCGATTTCACGAAGCAAATCATCTAGAATAGAATGTAAGACTTTTTTTGGAGCCGCAAAAGGCGAAAGTACGATGCTTGGATCAAAAGCAAAAACGATTTTCACATACATCTTCACATCAAGTTCTATAGCTAAATCGTGAAGCTCTTTCATTCCGAAGAGACCTGGTAACGTCAAAGTGACATCCATGATAAGAGAGTCTGCACCTCTTTTTTTCATGTAAGGCAGGCCGCTTTTGAAGTTTTCTAGCCACTTTTCCCAATTAAGTCCAGTTCGGACAAACTCTCCGACCTTACCCGCAGCATCAATACTCGCGCACACATTGTAAGATTTAAAGTGAGGTAAAATATCATCGAATAGATGAACGCCTTTATGAACTATTTTACTGAGGTTCGTATTATACCGAACATGTACATTTTTAGAAAATCCAAGGTCTA encodes the following:
- a CDS encoding radical SAM protein → MFFRKKSPIPSKSTADYRATRYTPSNKTVTYFDNSKHYEVLKKVTCSTPFTAFHINPDGNIANCCFYWMPTFIGNITETSLLKIIDGTVSREAKQSVQDGSFKMCDSNICPVMIDYIHAGKVTEPLMPLEKLPEINQKKLLLFLDYDQSCNLYCGSCRNERILHSLNNAPAKLLQIHEAVTRQIQELLEGGYQLTLQITSSGDGFASPFYWSFLQNIKQDDNFKIRFATNGTLMTRERLMHPYAQKIDHIEVSIDAACESTYEKIRRGGNFKALVKNLNNLDSMISNRELTNIGKWNMNFVVQKDNYKEMADFARWALSYKNLNRVWYLLIYDWGHLSPQEFASKAVWYEDHPEHQDFLTALKDPVFDDPRIFLGNVGAHRKKAFAQI
- a CDS encoding GDSL-type esterase/lipase family protein; translation: MRRDLKVHTSWLQKIFLVVLGLLLTEALLYMVGWGYNYVQRTYNPKTIASSTSEKSNESKVILCIGESTTAWGLGDSYPAVLQRKLDALYGSNTYYVINEGVAGSDTQKIALSLESLLILYKPDIVITMVGINDSWQIRGETGLLKYSKLYKLYTLIRHNLDLLKNNQTQKPEEEQALSVEKRNFLKTDYEAIRLLSDSERELLEQAEREFRSKRFLEAVQAYKSALNFEELPNYIRFNLGQALLEIGNKNEAEKFFEDYVKGNPSDLAQVRVASLYHFAFGISDRYGQSLAQKYSRMALQSNPENIEALKILGCSLESQKDTQVEAKGYLEKAIRLGSVDGNVIVSLARIYRNEGRFKDSEKILKIGLNDPTDMGFFIWKDLIAFYQTQKDWVNAEKFVDEALRKYPNNQNLIDVKSEIYKAQGKKYESEGKDIRYWKKNFLLFPPTRENYVQIAKIIEGKKIQHVAMQYPMRSIEELKTLLVDFKSIAFVDNQNNFQTAVEQKGFDAIFNDNFAEDFGHMTPLGSQILVEKLITDLQRQNILPVK
- a CDS encoding SGNH/GDSL hydrolase family protein; amino-acid sequence: MSKFKVLLINVAVLTAILVLMELLASLSFLYIKKPDHIYNYSYMTSYDYDPYLGFRAYPYPMYGQMDRLNPKSIVLLGGSTANGVGVVDRERAFFRYLEDDLKAKWGSETNLINLGVPGYVSNQESASYKNYIFNKKIIPQVIISLTGFNDAYFYLFRTLPIGNHEFNYAFELVFKKGYPDPDKTSEKVKNFVRKSNIFTLYHVMTSKTKPASPIQLSSDIHDPFQTTLEGPSSQLIQEVADNFLNNVLATALLANKKGSKYVVVLQPNYYYGGELTVIENEWYGNMDDLHRWIEDVRRREEAFEHFYSLVLKGLIEFKKQGLLDYLDYRGILADAGPVYKDPVHFNEHASEILGRELARELAKIVK
- a CDS encoding SGNH/GDSL hydrolase family protein yields the protein MAAFRKILIINTLGILSILIAGEIFLRHNPKEPVTLNVDNPATFQPILTPSELLEKYGIDVNFQIDPERKAIDEKILSLTHPTIDLSYSPDIGKLFTSSTLPASAKITKKFMPPNENYFVYDVEYKLDTYKRRVTEHQDKKTTTTKFFLALGDSYTFGEGVTTGFDYPSQLAKILPNNWMVYNFGHPGYGINDLLYKIETEPHALAGVKEASGIVVWYFIPAHLERFFCPLSCYNEDFGRYILHKPYYTSEQGKLIYHGRFTDRLTLWHKLLSYLNRSHLFQYLYKMFPVDYSEEELDTFADAFVQLKENLSEQKQIEKFYFISTFNFKNKDELFQRLRNKEIDVVDLTNIPFYAIPHNTLPFDNHPTANFYHALSKVIKVDLIDTLKPK
- a CDS encoding NTP transferase domain-containing protein gives rise to the protein MSNKIQLPQVCILAAGQGKRMGSLAKTLNKSLFPLDRKAVLSHIIAKFPQGTEFVIAVGNKAEQVKQYLSLAHPALLVTYVTVENYNGIGSGPGHSVLCCKEALTRAFYLVTADTLWTDDTQSFPIDKNWLAVSSIDTDETKNYCNVILQSDRVTEIRDKVLVTDVQSKAFTGLAFIKSKDLFWKGLVAEKTEDSKEKQLAAGFNEIVKSDVLNTIDINWTDVGTEEKYLAVAPNDLKRALNSENEICYFVENRNLKFPLEKIEK
- a CDS encoding aminoglycoside phosphotransferase family protein — protein: MKVLIFAIEKISEQERASQESFAKVLRPYQQKALISHVLEKCSDKDTFFVVTDNMSSQIQDYLSVAHPDCQFSYLNSSTKEIKDWLTRLPKEEKILLVSADFIIHSDVASSPSNWIGVCGNSLACALQLDVLQLLWVLDNRPNITLDISLEETAQAIKDQFKTEQILMAATNVSSEESLHNMNSLEAAYDFGKPDEQLYIFNNRVVKFFEDSRVAQCRVEKSRLVSNIFPEIERHQNSFFSYKYQPGLTLYRDSSLERFKQLIHWLENNLWRDISNGHVNIQDICKKFYYDKTLHRVQQFNKKYSNFNIQIVNSKRIRPLPELFKIFPWKDVFAGHPSFIHGDLQPDNIIFDKEKNKFCLIDWRQDFGGEISYGDIYYDFAKLWAGINVNYDSIKQSKFSYLESENSCEIFYEGHEHKEEVMHYLENFIADRGFSVARVRLLAALIYINMSALHKNPFDKMLYVLGQQLLETILSEEKL